One window from the genome of Saccharomyces mikatae IFO 1815 strain IFO1815 genome assembly, chromosome: 6 encodes:
- the RIM15 gene encoding protein kinase RIM15 (similar to Saccharomyces cerevisiae RIM15 (YFL033C); ancestral locus Anc_8.34) — protein MFTNNTAGGSQAMKEGLGINKLSPISSNSNQSSLTSSNYEKYLQLATEKNPCMLLELELDGKVRYGSPQWNTITGVVDDNGSSASYIADLILGSDQDKDVFQKATEMLLMNDDTSCTITFKIRTVDHESGTNYEDDSTMTTLEARGILIRDGHTQLPSHTMWIVKPRTSDWSDFYANEDAQDDMVIQLSDNCDDIDIQLPEEFSKTLGFGAKIFVQYLKRIRLEMIMDEFNLPLPKVELCRVCENFVPVWWLETHSQSCVCEHRTESLIQLLHDNLLEQLAILTNFNKDSEYKGTQIQVRSENFLNQVLDSLRDLCQDAIDINPSEMVPDLYHGVSTFSQDYNNNSNNALLDQFPVQKDTISLNSYFQFSPRTNHNIQNITSWQSRFFLNDDQDPGLALLIHDTLDLARKKVDAVLRLDNAMTYSLKIKNEVNNYVVQLIREQIEINKHTILTHSMNIRSSSIFHSPLPQIHSQQPEVEHLIYSSSTPLQVQRSDCTSFEAGSKSHLEPIPFPPTSTEGTHNGNDIRHPSPLPRSCNNTVIKLPTPQRKINSSGLFSDAYLNADSIPNPSIESTISIDRDNNTGSKTSSMKQYNTDDTTDSQTNNLERPSSSSSRLGVRSRSITPRQKIEYSHIHNDNRTNEMLSRDKDLLQPPPSTDTTIISSNQTNATGIKANSNNSTNSVLPKLMTSISLTPRRGSPSFSNLASHSMQQTNSFKLIQDKSPMSSPFTFSKDFLTPEQHPSNHARTDSINNAMLTSPNMPLSPLLLATNQTVKSPTPSIKDYDILKPISKGAYGSVYLARKKLTGDYFAIKVLRKSDMIAKNQVTNVKSERAIMMVQSDKPYVARLFASFQNKDNLFLVMEYLPGGDLATLIKMMGYLPDQWAKQYLTEIVVGVNDMHQNGIIHHDLKPENLLIDNAGHVKLTDFGLSRAGLIRRHKFIPHKSSLSISSTLPIDNPTNSFTMNTNNSNPSQISTPDSFTSDHKPYNRSKKSSLGQQYDHSDYSSASNSHSMTPTPSTNTIVYPSYYRGKDKSHGNSNIDLPASLRRSESQLSFSLLDISRSSTPPLVNPQNSNTNNIMRRKSLTENKSFSHDLLSLDAIAATNTNFNSNNNTSLSTAPSDMALFYPDDSKQNKKFFGTPDYLAPETIEGKGEDSKQCDWWSVGCIFFELLLGYPPFHAETPDAVFKKILSGVIQWPEFKNEEEEREFLTPEAKDLIEKLLVVDPSKRLGVNGIQEIKDQPYFKNVDWEHVYDEEASFVPTIDNPEDTDYFDLRGAELQDFGDDIENDNANIMFGKHGINTDVSDLSAANISLPSNQRNILSRKLSMSNTTNRSSNNSNISVHDFGAHTPVNKLSIASVLESVPQEAGYTTPNGTGATITSTKNSPNPKNISLAIPPHMRDRRSSKLNDSQTEFGSFNFRNLSALDKANKDAINRLKSEHLSEQPGIHRRTSSASLMGSSSDGSVSTLGSNASNNTPGGKLKVHKPTISGSPSTFSTFPKTFLRSDSFSTRSYSPERSISIDSSTLSRKGSIIGDSQQMTANSSDSPTMTKFKSPLSPANTTTASSYFSRQRVLSKSFSQRTNSSDLSAEESDRLQAISRVNSLRNRRRSGRKSSSTSEIGYHMDVLVCEPIPIHRYRVTKDLENLGCTVVSVGAGDELVSRATSGVSFDLIMTALKLPKLGAIDIVQLLKQTNGANSTTPIVAITNYFQEAITSKVFDDVLEKPVNLDELKKLVAKYALKKSQEDEEHTILSDSDETH, from the coding sequence ATGTTTACGAATAATACCGCAGGCGGATCTCAGGCTATGAAAGAGGGGCTTGGCATAAACAAGCTCTCCCCCATATCATCTAATTCAAACCAGAGTTCATTGACCTCCTCcaattatgaaaaatacCTGCAGCTGGCCACAGAGAAGAACCCGTGTATGCTCTTGGAGCTAGAGCTGGACGGTAAAGTACGGTATGGCTCTCCACAATGGAATACGATCACAGGAGTCGTCGATGACAATGGCTCTTCTGCATCGTACATTGCAGACCTTATCCTCGGATCCGATCAAGACAAAGACGTATTTCAAAAGGCCACGGAAATGCTGCTGATGAACGACGACACTAGTTGCACGATAACGTTTAAGATAAGGACCGTCGATCACGAAAGTGGTACGAATTATGAAGACGATAGTACCATGACCACCTTGGAAGCTCGTGGTATTTTAATCAGGGACGGGCACACACAATTGCCCTCGCACACCATGTGGATAGTCAAACCCCGTACAAGTGATTGGTCTGATTTCTATGCCAACGAAGACGCTCAAGACGATATGGTCATCCAGTTATCCGATAATTGTGACGACATCGACATTCAACTTCCAGAAGAGTTTTCTAAGACGCTCGGGTTTGGCGCTAAGATCTTTGTACAGTATTTGAAGAGAATACGATTGGAAATGATAATGGACGAGTTTAATTTACCGTTACCAAAGGTGGAACTGTGCCGGGTTTGTGAAAACTTTGTCCCCGTTTGGTGGTTGGAGACCCACTCACAAAGTTGTGTTTGTGAGCATAGAACAGAATCGCTTATACAACTATTACACGATAATCTTCTTGAACAACTGGCAATCTTGACAAACTTTAATAAAGATTCTGAGTATAAGGGCACCCAGATTCAGGTACGTTCCGAAAACTTTCTTAACCAGGTTTTGGACTCTCTGAGAGATCTGTGTCAGGATGCCATTGATATAAACCCCAGCGAAATGGTTCCGGATCTTTACCATGGCGTTTCGACATTCTCTCAGGAttacaataataatagcaatAATGCTTTGTTGGATCAATTCCCCGTCCAGAAGGACACGATCAGCTTAAACTCATATTTCCAGTTTTCTCCAAGGACCAATCAcaatattcaaaacatCACTTCATGGCAATCAAGATTTTTCCTTAATGATGATCAGGACCCTGGGCTAGCTCTTTTGATCCACGATACTTTGGACTTGGCAAGGAAAAAAGTGGATGCGGTATTGAGGTTGGATAACGCAATGACTTATTCTTTAAAGATCAAGAATGAGGTCAACAACTACGTGGTCCAACTGATACGCGaacaaattgaaataaACAAACATACTATTTTAACACACTCAATGAACATAAGGTCTTCGTCAATTTTCCATTCCCCCTTGCCTCAAATTCATTCCCAACAACCAGAAGTAGAACATCTCATATATTCTTCCTCTACCCCTTTGCAAGTCCAACGGAGCGATTGTACGTCCTTTGAAGCAGGCTCTAAGTCTCATTTGGAGCCTATTCCGTTCCCCCCCACATCCACTGAAGGAACACATAATGGCAATGATATTAGGCATCCTTCACCCTTGCCCCGTAGTTGTAATAACACTGTTATAAAATTACCGACACCTCAAAGGAAAATCAATTCTAGCGGATTATTCTCTGACGCGTATCTAAATGCCGACAGCATACCGAACCCAAGTATCGAATCCACAATATCTATTGATAGAGACAATAATACCGGTAGCAAGACCAGTAGCATGAAACAATATAATACAGATGACACTACTGATTCTCAGACTAATAACTTAGAGAGACCCTCCTCCTCATCATCAAGACTGGGGGTGAGATCAAGATCCATAACGCCAAGACAAAAGATAGAATACTCGCATATACATAATGATAACCGCACTAATGAAATGTTGTCGAGAGATAAAGATCTCCTTCAGCCCCCACCTTCTACAGATACTACCATAATTTCATCTAATCAAACAAATGCAACGGGCATCAAGGCCAATAGTAATAATTCTACAAACTCAGTACTGCCTAAACTGATGACGAGTATTTCATTGACGCCAAGGCGTGGCTCGCCATCATTTAGTAATCTAGCAAGCCATTCCATGCAACAAACCAACAGTTTTAAACTGATCCAAGATAAATCACCAATGTCTTCCCCTTTCACATTTTCCAAGGACTTTCTGACCCCAGAGCAACATCCTTCCAATCATGCTAGAACAGATAGCATCAATAATGCAATGCTAACCTCACCAAATATGCCATTATCACCCCTTCTATTGGCTACAAATCAAACCGTTAAATCACCGACACCTAGTATAAAGGATTATGATATCTTGAAACCGATAAGTAAAGGTGCCTATGGTAGTGTTTATCTAGCACGTAAAAAACTCACAGGAGATTATTTTGCAATAAAGGTGCTGAGAAAATCGGATATGATTGCAAAAAATCAAGTAACAAATGTCAAATCTGAAAGAGCCATCATGATGGTTCAAAGTGACAAGCCATATGTTGCAAGACTATTTGCTAGTTTccaaaataaagataacCTGTTCTTAGTAATGGAATATTTGCCCGGTGGAGACTTGGCCACTTTAATTAAGATGATGGGGTATCTACCTGATCAGTGGGCCAAGCAATATCTAACGGAAATCGTCGTCGGTGTAAACGACATGCATCAAAATGGGATCATTCATCATGATCTAAAACCTGAAAATTTATTAATTGATAATGCAGGTCATGTAAAATTAACAGATTTCGGTTTATCAAGAGCTGGTTTAATTCGCCGTCACAAGTTCATTCCACATAAATCGTCACTTAGTATTAGTTCTACTTTACCCATCGATAATCCAACAAACAGCTTTACTATGAATACTAACAATAGTAATCCTTCTCAGATATCAACTCCAGACAGCTTCACATCAGACCACAAGCCATATAACAGAAGCAAGAAATCATCGCTAGGTCAACAATACGACCACTCAGACTATTCAAGTGCTTCGAATTCTCACTCGATGACACCTACACCCAGTACAAACACTATTGTTTACCCTTCTTACTATCGTGGGAAGGATAAGTCACACGGAAATTCAAACATTGATCTCCCAGCGTCCCTAAGAAGAAGCGAGTCGCAATTGTCATTTTCTCTACTTGACATTTCCCGTTCTAGTACACCTCCTTTGGTAAACCCTCAAAATTCCAATACTAATAACATAATGAGGAGAAAATCGCTAACTGAGAACAAGTCTTTTTCTCATGACTTATTGTCTTTAGATGCTATCGCGGCCACAAACACAAATTTCAACTCTAATAATAACACTTCTCTTTCAACAGCACCTTCAGACATGGCATTGTTTTATCCTGATGATAGCAAGCAGaataagaaattttttggtaCTCCTGATTATTTGGCTCCAGAGACTATTGAAGGGAAAGGTGAAGATAGTAAACAATGTGATTGGTGGTCGGTTGGTtgcatattttttgaattgcTCTTAGGGTACCCTCCATTTCATGCAGAAACACCTGATGCTGTATTTaagaaaattctttcagGGGTTATTCAGTGGCCAGAATTCAAAAAcgaggaagaagaacgaGAATTCTTAACACCAGAGGCAAAAGATTTGATCGAAAAATTGTTGGTTGTGGATCCTTCTAAAAGACTAGGCGTAAATGGaattcaagaaatcaaagacCAACCTTATTTCAAGAATGTGGACTGGGAACATGTTTACGACGAAGAAGCTTCTTTTGTTCCCACAATAGATAATCCAGAAGATACAGATTATTTTGATCTTAGGGGTGCAGAGCTTCAAGATTTTGGGGACGATATCGAAAACGATAATGCCAATATTATGTTTGGTAAACACGGTATTAACACTGATGTTTCTGATTTGTCTGCGGCTAATATCTCACTACCATCAAATCAGAGGAATATATTATCCCGTAAACTATCAATGAGTAACACCACTAATAGGAGCTCAAACAATTCAAACATTAGTGTACACGATTTTGGTGCGCACACTCCAGTTAACAAACTAAGTATTGCTTCCGTACTGGAATCAGTGCCTCAAGAAGCGGGATATACTACACCTAACGGAACAGGTGCAACTATAACTAGTACTAAAAATTCACCCAATCCAAAGAATATATCATTAGCTATACCTCCACATATGAGAGATCGTAGATCAAGCAAGTTGAATGATTCACAAACGGAATTTGGATCTTTCAACTTCAGGAACTTATCTGCCTTAGATAAAGCTAATAAAGATGCTATAAATAGACTTAAAAGTGAACACCTTTCTGAACAACCTGGAATACATAGAAGAACTTCTTCTGCGTCATTGATGGGATCATCTTCAGATGGATCAGTATCAACTCTAGGGAGTAACGCTTCAAACAATACACCCGGTGGCAAATTGAAAGTGCACAAACCTACCATATCTGGGTCACCCTCAACATTTAGCACCTTTCCTAAAACATTTTTGAGGTCAGACTCATTTTCTACAAGATCATATTCTCCTGAGCGGAGTATTAGCATTGATTCATCCACACTATCGAGGAAAGGAAGCATAATTGGGGATAGTCAACAGATGACAGCAAATAGTTCAGATTCACCTACGATGACTAAATTTAAATCGCCATTATCACCTGCTAATACCACCACAGCAAGCTCATATTTTTCGAGGCAAAGAGTTTTATCAAAGAGTTTCTCACAAAGAACGAACTCCAGTGATCTCTCAGCTGAAGAAAGTGACAGATTGCAGGCTATATCAAGAGTTAACTCTTTGAGAAACAGGAGGCGTAGTGGCCGTAAGAGCTCCAGTACTTCCGAGATTGGATATCATATGGATGTTCTTGTTTGTGAGCCTATTCCAATTCATAGATATCGAGTCACTAAAGATTTAGAAAACCTAGGCTGCACTGTTGTAAGTGTTGGTGCTGGTGATGAATTAGTTAGTAGGGCTACTAGCGGTGTAAGTTTTGACTTGATTATGACGGCCTTGAAGCTTCCTAAACTAGGTGCTATCGACATTGTTCAACTGCTCAAGCAAACAAATGGTGCTAATTCAACAACACCGATTGT